A segment of the Desulfofundulus kuznetsovii DSM 6115 genome:
ACCGTAATGGGCAGGTCATCCGCATTCCGGGGCCGGGGCATTTTGGCCAGGCTGACGAACAGGGCCAGGTCCTTCTCCCGGGTCTGTTTGAGCATAAATGCCTTCAGCGGTTTGGCCGCGGCCTCAAAGGCCTGCTCCTGGGTCAACTGGTTGTTTAAATAGGGCTGCAGGGCCTCCCGGTTAATTTCCTGAAAGGTAGGGGTCATCACAAAAAATGTCAGAAACAGGGCCAGGCCGATGATCACCTGGTTGGGCGGCGTTTGCTGTATGCCCAGGGCTCCCCGCAGGATGGACAGGACCACCACAATGCGCGTAAAGCTGGTGACCATGACCAGGAGGCCCGGGGCCAGGGCCAGCACCGTGAGCAGGACCAGCAGCTTGACGCTGTCCACCACCTGGGCCGGGTTGTCCGTGGGGGTGACCCGCAGGTCGATGCCCGGCAGGGGCTGCGCCTGGGCTGCTGCAGGAGACAATAAAAGGGTCAGCAGAGACAGCGGGACCAGCAGGCTGTACAGCCAGGCGAAGCGTTTCAGGATTTTGCGATTATCTCTTTCCGTCAGTGTTTTCATCTTTTTGTCCATCCAGATGGCTTTGATGTTGGTTCAAAAAAAGCTTTGGCCCGTTATCCGGCGCAGCCGGTTTTTCACCGGTGAACCGTTTCTTCAACCGGTTGATGGCAGAGGATAGTTCCTGGTGGAATGAGGCCGGCCAGGGCCCGTCCCCTGCTGGCGTACCGGGAGACGGCAGCACTTCCGGGAGGCGGTCCAATTCCTGCAGCAGGGTCACATTGTTCTCCTGCTGGGCCAGCAGGTAGTAGCGCCGGCCTACCTGCACGAGAGTGAGGGCGGTCTTCGGTCCCAGAGGTACCTGCTCGATCACCCGCATGTACCGGCCCCGGTTGACGGCCAGACGGCGGCCAAGGCCGTAGCGCACGGCCAGATAGGCCAGGCCGGCCACCAGGGGCAGGCTCACGGCCAGCTGCAACACTGCCCAGAACAGGTCCGCGTGGTTCATTGTTTTTCCCCGCCCGGACGGGTTTTTCTCTGTTCACGGATGCTTTCGATACGGACACCGAAATTGCCGCCCAGAACCACCACTTCCCCCCGGGCTAGAGGCTGGTCGTTGATCAGCACCTCCACCGTGTCACCGGCCGGGCGGTCCAGCTCTACCACGGAACCTTCGGAAAGCTGCAGTATATCCCGCACCTTCATGGTCGTGCTTCCCAGTTCCACCGTTATGGTTACCTTTACGTCGTTCAGGTAATCAAGGGGTATTTTCAGGCGGTCCGCCCCCGCCGGAGCGGTTAGAGGGGGAAAGCTCACCTTTCTTACCGCCGGCTGCCGCCCTTCCATGCGCTCAATCATATCTTTGATTTCATCTTCGGTAATCACGGGTACCGCCTGCTTTCATCAGTAATTATTCTGCCGTTTCAAAGGATGGCACCGGCCCGGGCTCATTGCACCAGGAAATCGGTAAAATACAGCCGTTCCACCTTGCCGTGCAGAAGCTGGCTGTTGATGTGATCGAGAATTTCTTTTTTGATGGCCTCCTGGTTTTTCACCGGAAGCACTTCATCCGATGTTTTGCCGCGCAGAATGGTCAGCACCGCCTCGGTAAGCATGGGCTGTTTGGCCTTGATTTCCTCGACCAGCTTTTTATCAAGGGGATACTCCAGCACCACCTGCACCCGCAGGTAACGGCTGGGACCTTCGTCGGCCAGGTTGATTACCCTG
Coding sequences within it:
- the fliP gene encoding flagellar type III secretion system pore protein FliP (The bacterial flagellar biogenesis protein FliP forms a type III secretion system (T3SS)-type pore required for flagellar assembly.) — its product is MKTLTERDNRKILKRFAWLYSLLVPLSLLTLLLSPAAAQAQPLPGIDLRVTPTDNPAQVVDSVKLLVLLTVLALAPGLLVMVTSFTRIVVVLSILRGALGIQQTPPNQVIIGLALFLTFFVMTPTFQEINREALQPYLNNQLTQEQAFEAAAKPLKAFMLKQTREKDLALFVSLAKMPRPRNADDLPITVVIPAFVISELKTAFQMGFLLYVPFLVIDMVVASALMSMGMFMLPPVMISLPFKLLLFVMVDGWYLVVRSLVESFH
- the fliO gene encoding flagellar biosynthetic protein FliO, which produces MNHADLFWAVLQLAVSLPLVAGLAYLAVRYGLGRRLAVNRGRYMRVIEQVPLGPKTALTLVQVGRRYYLLAQQENNVTLLQELDRLPEVLPSPGTPAGDGPWPASFHQELSSAINRLKKRFTGEKPAAPDNGPKLFLNQHQSHLDGQKDENTDGKR
- the fliN gene encoding flagellar motor switch protein FliN, yielding MITEDEIKDMIERMEGRQPAVRKVSFPPLTAPAGADRLKIPLDYLNDVKVTITVELGSTTMKVRDILQLSEGSVVELDRPAGDTVEVLINDQPLARGEVVVLGGNFGVRIESIREQRKTRPGGEKQ
- a CDS encoding flagellar basal body-associated FliL family protein, producing MPVSRKKQTGDENEKKRGGRGRTILLLLLAVIIGGGATFGALWFLGPLSKPVQATPKERPMETLDLGDRVINLADEGPSRYLRVQVVLEYPLDKKLVEEIKAKQPMLTEAVLTILRGKTSDEVLPVKNQEAIKKEILDHINSQLLHGKVERLYFTDFLVQ